From Epinephelus lanceolatus isolate andai-2023 chromosome 12, ASM4190304v1, whole genome shotgun sequence, the proteins below share one genomic window:
- the LOC117272099 gene encoding tripartite motif-containing protein 16-like, translating to MAQKGVELDQETFSCSICLDLLKDPGTLHCGHSYCINCIQSFWDGEDEKRIYSCPQCRQRFTPRPVLMKNTMLADLVEELKKTGLQAAPADHCYAGAEDVACDVCTGRKLKAFKSCLQCVASYCEKHLQPHRDSATFKKHKLAEPSKKLQENICSRHDEVMKMFCRTDQQCICYLCSVDEHKGHDTVSAAAERTERQRELEGSRQNIQQRIQDTEKDVKLLQQEVEAISRSADKAVEHSEKIFTELIRLMEKRRSDVKQQLRWQQETEVSRVKELQEKLEQEITELKRKDAELKKLSHTEDHKQFLHNYPSLSALSEATHSSSINIRPRRYFEDVTAAVSGVRDKLQDALRDTWTNASLTGTEVDVLLPQPEPKTRAEFFRYSRHITLDPNTAFIALLLSEGNRKVTVMRQQQSYSDHPDRFTGCCQVLSRESLTGRCYWEVEWRGGVYVAVAYKNIRRAGWEECLFGCNEKSWMLRCDNNSYKFYHNKVHTPVSGPRSSRVGVYLDHSAGILSFYSVSETMTLLHRVQTTFTQPLYVGLRLCLDSTAELCQVK from the coding sequence ATGGCGCAGAAAGGAGTTGAGCTGGACCAAGAAACCTTCTCTTGTTCCATCTGTCTGGATCTACTGAAGGATCCGGGGACTCTTCACTGTGGACACAGCTACTGCATCAACTGTATTCAAAGCTTCTGGGATGGAGAGGATGAGAAGAGAATCTACAGCTGCCCTCAGTGTAGGCAGAGGTTCACACCGAGGCCTGTCCTGATGAAAAACACCATGTTAGCAGATTTGGTGGAGGAACTGAAGAAGACTGGACTccaagctgctcctgctgatcacTGCTATGCTGGAGCTGAAGATGTGGCCTGTGATGTCTGCACTGGGAGGAAACTGAAAGCCTTCAAGTCCTGTCTGCAGTGTGTGGCCTCTTACTGTGAGAAACACCTCCAGCCTCATCGTGACTCGGCTAcattcaagaaacacaagctggCGGAGCCCTCCAAGAAGCTGCAGGAGAACATCTGCTCTCGTcatgatgaggtgatgaagatgttctgCCGCACTGATCAGCAGTGTATCTGTTATCTCTGCTCTGTGGATGAACATAAAGGCCACGACacagtgtcagctgcagcagaaaggactgagaggcagagagagctggaggggagtcgacaaaacatccagcagagaatccaggacacagagaaagacgtgaagctgctccaacaggaggtggaggctaTCAGTCGCTCTGCTGATAAAGCAGTGGAGCACAGTGAGAAGATCTTCACTGAGCTGATCCGTCTCATGGAGAAAAGACGCtctgatgtgaagcagcagctcagatggcagcaggaaactgaagtgagtcgagtcaaagagcttcaggagaagctggagcaggagatcactgagctgaagaggaaagacGCTGAGCTGAAgaagctctcacacacagaggatcacaAGCAGTTTCTACACAACTACCCCTCActgtcagcactcagtgaagcCACACACTCATCCAGCATCAACATCCGTCCGCGCCGCTACTTTGAGGACGTGACAGCGGCTGTGTCAGGAGTCAGAGATAAACTACAGGACGCTCTGAGGGACACATGGACAAACGCCTCACTGACAGGGACTGAAGTGGATGTTTTACTGCCACAACCAGAGCCCAAGACCAGAGCTGAGTTCTTCAGATATTCACGTCACATCACACTGGATCCAAACACAGCATTCATAGCGCTGTTATTATCTGAGGGGAACAGGAAAGTGACAGTAATGAGACAACAACAGTCTTATTCTGATCACCCAGACAGATTCACTGGATGTTGTCAGGTCCTGAGTAGAGAGAGTCTGACTGGacgttgttactgggaggtggagtggagaggGGGAGTTTATGTAGCAGTCGCATACAAGAATATCAGACGAGCAGGATGGGAAGAATGTTTATTTGGATGCAATGAGAAATCTTGGATGTTAAGATGTGACAATAACAGTTATAAGTTTTATCACAACAAAGTCCACACTCCTGTCTCAGGTCCTCGGTCCTCCAGAGTAGGAGTGTACCTGGATCACAgtgcaggtattctgtccttctacagcgtctctgaaaccatgactctcctccacagagtccagaccacattcactcagcctctctatgTTGGACTTCGGCTTTGTCTTGATTCCACAGCTGAGTTGTGTCAAGTCAAATAG
- the ift57 gene encoding intraflagellar transport protein 57 homolog produces MADDGRRGDEDDRGPGAVHQVFVVMECLLEKLKVLNYEEEVLAKHNMKNLSRHYFVSSPYLAFNSGEQFYMFTIIAAWLINEAGRPFTEPQEYDEPNATVSNILAELRAFGVKVDFPPSKLKSGSGEYVCFVLDRLAEEALRRRGFSFKRPNYPTETTEEESVIEDDAELTLSKVEEEMIEEPDDEEENVMDLEALKLRTTHTEAEPSSKPDEILESTVDVAEWNLEVERVLPQLKVTIRTDNKDWRIHVDQMHQHRDGIKSSLKETKSYLDKLQEDIGKTLEKVSSREKYINNQLEHLIQEYRSAQAKLSEAKERYQQASGGVTERTRVLAEISEELEKVKQEMEEKGSSMSDGAPVVKIKQSLTKLKQEIVQMDVRIGVVEHTLLQAKLKEKSNMTRDMHATNIPEPAAGPFS; encoded by the exons ATGGCGGATGACGGTAGACGAGGAGATGAAGATGACCGCGGTCCCGGAGCAGTTCATCAGGTGTTTGTGGTGATGGAGTGTTTGCTGGAAAAGTTGAAGGTGTTGAATTATGAGGAGGAAGTTCTGGccaaacacaacatgaaaaatCTGTCCAG ACATTACTTTGTCTCCAGTCCGTATCTGGCGTTCAACTCGGGCGAGCAGTTCTACATGTTCACCATCATCGCAGCGTGGCTCATCAACGAGGCAGGGAGGCCGTTCACCGAGCCTCAGGAGTACGACGAACCCAACGCCACTGTGTCCAACATCCTGGCAGAGCTCAGGGCTTTT GGTGTTAAGGTGGATTTCCCGCCCTCCAAACTGAAATCTGGTTCCGGCGAATACGTTTGCTTTGTGTTGGACCGACTGGCTGAGGAGGctctgaggaggagggggttcTCCTTCAAAAG ACCAAACTACCCAAcagaaaccacagaagaagagtcTGTGATAGAGGACGATGCAGAGCTTACACTCAGCAAAGTAGAAGAGGAGATGATC GAGGAGcctgatgatgaggaggagaacGTGATGGACCTGGAGGCTCTGAAGTTACGAACCACTCACACA GAAGCTGAACCGTCCTCCAAACCAGATGAGATTCTGGAGTCGACGGTTGATGTCGCAGAGTGGAACCTGGAGGTGGAGAGAGTCCTGCCACAACTCAAAGTCACCATCAGGACAGACAACAAG GACTGGAGGATCCACGTGGACCAGATGCATCAACACAGAGACGGGATCAAGTCCTCACTCAAAGAGACCAAG AGCTACCTGGACAAACTGCAGGAGGACATAGGTAAGACTCTTGAGAAggtgagcagcagagagaaataCATCAACAACCAGCTGGAGCATCTGATCCAGGAGTACCGCAGCGCTCAGGCCAAACTCAGCGAG GCAAAGGAGCGCTACCAGCAGGCCAGTGGAGGAGTGACTGAGAGGACCAGAGTCCTGGCAGAG atcagtgaggagctggagaaggtgaagcaggagatggaggagaaaggCAGCAGCATGTCTGATGGAG CTCCGGTGGTGAAGATCAAGCAGAGTTTGACCAAGTTGAAGCAGGAGATCGTTCAGATGGACGTGAGGATCGGCGTCGTGGAGCACACGCTGCTGCAGGCCAAACTCAAAGAGAAGTCCAACATGACGCGCGACATGCACGCCACCAACATCCCCGAGCCTGCCGCCGGGCCCTTCTCTTAG